The Candidatus Binatia bacterium genomic sequence GAAAAACCGCGCTGCTTGAGAAACCGTGCCCGGAAACCTCGGATCCTGAGCGGCGATCTTGCCCTTCCACTTCGGGTTGAGGAGATCCCAGTAAGAGCGGATCTCGTCCGGCTTGACCGCATCGGTGTTGTAGGCGACGTAGGCCTGGGCCGTTCCCTCGAAGAGAAAAATGTGCTGTCCTTCCGGATCGATGTATTGATGTTTTCCCTCGAACCATTTAGAAGTATCGGTAACTTCAGGCAGCAAGAGCAACGGCTTGATCGGATCCAGAGCCTTGGCGGGATGCAGAATCGAAATCGGAGTGTCCGGACCTCCAACGTCCGCATCGGCAAGGTATTTTCCTGCCCTCCGCTCGGCCAACACTTTAATCCGCGCCTGAGAGCCGCCGGCCATCGCGAGATCGGATACTTTGATTTCCGGAAACGCTTTCGAAAAATCCTCAAGGTAAGTCGGACCGGGACTGGTCAATAAATCGAGCCGCCCTTCTTTCTTTGCCGCCGCGACGACTTTTTCCCACTCCGCCTGCCAGGGCGCCTTCTCGGCGGCATTGCCGATACCGAGAAGACTAAAGGCCAACAAGGCGATTGCCAGTACTTTATTCACGGAAATGTTCATGAATCGCCGTGCTTTGCCGTTGCGAAACCCTCACCCCTACCCTCTCCCCCAGGGAGAGGGCGAGGGAAATCATTGAGTCCCGCCGCAGTTACCCACTCTTTAAGCGGCTTCCCCGCCGCGACATTGCTAAGCTCGCGCTGCCAGATTTTTCTTAACAGAATCACGCCCACGTCCATGCGGCCCAGGTGCTCGTTCGGACGGTCCGCGATCCTGCCCTGTCCCACCTGAACGGCATAGTCTTCGATCCAAAAGAGATAATAGGTGCTCATCTGCGGATCGAGATCTTCGAGGCGCATTTTCCCCGCGATGACGCTCTGGCCGTATTCATTGGGAGAGACTCGCACCTGGGAGCGGGCCTGCTGCCGGCGCTGTCTATAGGCCTTGGCTTCTTCTCCCGCGAGCGGCATCCAGTCGATCACGAAGCTCACGCTGTTTTCATCATCGACGGGCACGCGCCAGAAGAGCCGGTCCACCCAGAGCGTCGCGGCGTCTTTCAACGAGCCTTCGATTCTCGCCCTGGACCGGGTCTGATTGGTGTTGGGCATGTGAAAGTGAGTATGGAACGGCGCTCTTCCCGGAACGCTCACGCTGGTTCTTATTCCATATTCGGTCTCGAACGAAGAAACCGTTCTTAGGGCAAGTTGCTCCGGCCGTCCGGCGCGGAGCGCGGACTCTCTGTGCGTGAAGCTCACGTGGCCCACGTCGCAGGCGTTGTCGAGACGGTTGAAATAGTTGCATGGCCAGTATTCCGGCAACCCGGTTTCCAGGACGCCGGGGCGCTCGAAGTCGGGATGTTTTCTAAGCGGCGGCGGATTTCCCTCGCCGAAATAGACGAAGATGAGTCCCAGGTACTCTTCCGTCGGATAGCTCCGGATCTTTGTCTTCGCGGCAAAGCCGTCCTCTTCCCCCGGCTGCTCCACGCACTGCCCGCTCCCTTCATACTTCCACCCATGATACATGCAGCGAATGCAGTCTCCCTCCACCCATCCGGTGGACAGCTGCGCGCCTCGGTGCGCGCACCTGAACGCCACCACGTAAGGCTTCCCGCTCGCTCCTCGGAAAAGCGTGAAGTCCTCGCTCATGATCCGGATCGGCACGGCCTGCCCTTGCGCCAGATCTTCCGAGCGATGGACCGGCTGCCAGAAACGTCTCAAATACCGGCCCGCGGCCGTGTCGGGCCCTGTATGGACGAAGTCATTATAATCCGGATAATCCGGTTGTGACATGGACGCCTTCTAGTCAGCCTCAAAGATTTTTTTAACGACCCTATCCGCCGCGGCCCGAAGACTTGCGCCTTGAGGAATCGCTTACGGGGGAATCACTATACGTTTGTATCGATCTCTATATATTTTACCGCCGGCATCTGCAGAGGGATTCCTTTTTGCTTTAGAGCTTCTGCGAAATTCTTGCGGATCTGAGGGTCCTCGTCTGCGTAATCGATGAGAGTCCCGCCCTCGCGAAAGCTCACCGTCCCGCTAAAGTCCTGGCCGACACTGTCCGTGTATCCCGGCACTCCCGAACTCGCGCCGTAGACGGCGAGGTGGCGGGCCGGCCGGCTGCCGCCATTGAAATGCTGATGAAACCACGCGTCCGGCGGGCTGTAGATGCTGCGCGGCCCCCAGTTAATCTTGAGAACTTTGTCCTCTTCGCCATTCTGGTAAGGGTGAATTCCGATCGTATGGGGCCACACCAGGACGTAGCCTTCTCCCTCGAGCCCGACGAGGATCGCGCCCGGCCCGTGGTAATGCGCTTTGTGATATCTTCCCGCGGGCCATTCAGAAATATGGCCGCTGGGAAAGCCATTGGCCATCCGGTATCCCGTGATCTGGCCGCCCGAGACCTTTTGCTCCTGGTTGTCGAGCAGCACGTCCTTGGCATCGGCGATGAAATTTGTGTACCACAGGGTCGAGTACCTGCCCATTTTTTCGCGCTTCTGCGTCGGGACAAAGTAGTCGGCTTCGCCATTGAAGTGATTCAAGAACCGGTGCTCACAATTGAAGACGACGTCGTCGCCGCAGAAAAGATTCATGGCCTTGGGGGCGGTGGTCACCGCAAGGAACAGCGCGGGCTCCCGGCTCCCGTTGATCATCCGGTGCCAGCAGTTGAGCGGCGGCGCGAAAACGCTGCCCTCGCCCC encodes the following:
- a CDS encoding ethanolamine ammonia lyase-activating protein; amino-acid sequence: MKPRRKGAASPDYYEEWMSGEGIPIHEAVAGIDDVTELPRKSWARTGGAGVFIQLLGPQQAERGIYVGEIPGGKALEPEKHLYQEVIVILRGLGSTEVWQEGMPKRTFEWGEGSVFAPPLNCWHRMINGSREPALFLAVTTAPKAMNLFCGDDVVFNCEHRFLNHFNGEADYFVPTQKREKMGRYSTLWYTNFIADAKDVLLDNQEQKVSGGQITGYRMANGFPSGHISEWPAGRYHKAHYHGPGAILVGLEGEGYVLVWPHTIGIHPYQNGEEDKVLKINWGPRSIYSPPDAWFHQHFNGGSRPARHLAVYGASSGVPGYTDSVGQDFSGTVSFREGGTLIDYADEDPQIRKNFAEALKQKGIPLQMPAVKYIEIDTNV
- a CDS encoding Rieske 2Fe-2S domain-containing protein, with translation MSQPDYPDYNDFVHTGPDTAAGRYLRRFWQPVHRSEDLAQGQAVPIRIMSEDFTLFRGASGKPYVVAFRCAHRGAQLSTGWVEGDCIRCMYHGWKYEGSGQCVEQPGEEDGFAAKTKIRSYPTEEYLGLIFVYFGEGNPPPLRKHPDFERPGVLETGLPEYWPCNYFNRLDNACDVGHVSFTHRESALRAGRPEQLALRTVSSFETEYGIRTSVSVPGRAPFHTHFHMPNTNQTRSRARIEGSLKDAATLWVDRLFWRVPVDDENSVSFVIDWMPLAGEEAKAYRQRRQQARSQVRVSPNEYGQSVIAGKMRLEDLDPQMSTYYLFWIEDYAVQVGQGRIADRPNEHLGRMDVGVILLRKIWQRELSNVAAGKPLKEWVTAAGLNDFPRPLPGGEGRGEGFATAKHGDS
- a CDS encoding extracellular solute-binding protein, whose translation is MNISVNKVLAIALLAFSLLGIGNAAEKAPWQAEWEKVVAAAKKEGRLDLLTSPGPTYLEDFSKAFPEIKVSDLAMAGGSQARIKVLAERRAGKYLADADVGGPDTPISILHPAKALDPIKPLLLLPEVTDTSKWFEGKHQYIDPEGQHIFLFEGTAQAYVAYNTDAVKPDEIRSYWDLLNPKWKGKIAAQDPRFPGTVSQAARFFFYHPELGPKYLRRLLTEMDLVLSRDNRQMIDWVAGGKYAFCLFCRTTEVYQAMKQGLPFKLVGTYDLKEGASIVPITGAIGFFNRAPHPNAARLFINWFLSREGQTAYQKSKVGFGGADSLRVDIPKDDVPPQARRQPQGRYLMVNKPEWFDMTPILSLVKEALGEAKQK